The following nucleotide sequence is from Nitratidesulfovibrio termitidis HI1.
CGGCACGCCTTCCAGCGCCCAGTCCAGGTAGCGCACGTTGTTCACGTGGCGGTTGCGGTCCATGTCCGCCCGGCGCACCGCGAAGAACCGGGAGGAAAGCGGCGCGGCGTCTTCCGCCGCTGCGGGTGGCCGCCGGTCGCCCAGCAGTCCGCCATCCAGCGCCAGTGGCGGATTTTCCGGCAACAGGGCCGCCACAGTGGGGGGAATCCGCTCCGGCCTGCGGGTGGCCAGGTTGATGACCACCCAGAACGAGGCCCCGCGCGCCACCACCGCCCCGTCCTGCCCCAGCATCAGGTAGTCGCGCCGAAATTGCAGCCGTTCCACCCCGCACGGCCAAGTGCGCACCGTCACCGTCTCGCCCTCCGCCGGCGCGCGCTCCACCTGCACCGCAAGCCGCGCCAGCACCCACGCCTGCCCCTGTTCGTGCAGCGCCGCCAGCGAGAGCCCCAGCCTGTCCGCGTGCACCCCGGCTGCCTCTTGCAGGTAGTCGCAGATGATCTGCGCGGAAACGGTGCCGTCCGGCCCCACCTCGTACCCGCGCACCCGGAAGGTTTCGTGATGCACGCGCAGATCGGCGGGGGCGGCAGGGGCAGGGTTTGCGGAAGAATCGTGGCTGAGCATGGACGGCTCCTTGTCCTGTGGGCGAATGTCCGGCGACGGATGCGTGAACCCTGTCGCACCGCCACGGCATAGCGCCGCGCCGCGCCGGAGTCCACTGCCGTTCTCGCCCCTTGCACGACCATACCGTGCCAAAATACCGCCCTGCCTGCCCGACGGCCCTTGCCGCCACAAGAAAATCCTACCCCCCACCCACCTTGACACTCGACGATCCCACGCCTATCTGTTGCCCCTTCAACAGTTGCAACGGCAACAATAGGACGTCTCGCATGGAACAGAGATTCACATCCTTCGCCTACCGCGTGGGCCAGCTGCGCCGCCTGGTGCTGCTGCTGGCCATAGAGCGCATTACCCCCCTGGGGCCAATAGGCAAGGGGCAGATACCCTTTCTGGCCGAACTCTTTCAGGGCGGCGACGGCGTATCGCAGGAAGACCTGGCGGAAAAGCTGCACTTCGACAAGGGTGCCGCAGCCCGCTCGCTGGCCAAGCTGGAAGCCGCCGGGCTGGTGACCCGCACCGTGAACCCGCACAACCGCCGCCAACTGGTCATCACCCTGACCCCGCAAGCCGAAGCGCTTCGCACCCCCTTTCTGGCCACCCTGCGCGAACTGACGGAAACCATGGTGCGCGGATTCTCCGGCGATGAACGCGAGCAGGCCCTGGGCTTTCTGGACCGCATGATCGGCAACGTGCTGGCCGAGTTGGGCCGCCCGTGCCGGGCAGACAGGCCGGCCAGATCGGGCAGACAGGCAAGAACGGACAGACCGGGTACCCCCGGCACGACATACCCGACTGGCCCGACTGGCCCGGCCTGTGGAGACGCGCAATGAGCCCCGCCTCCTTCCCCTTCCGCGATCCGGCGCACCGCGCCGCCACGCCCCGCCCGGCACCCGCGCCCGTATCGCGCGGGGCGGTGCTGTTCGTGGTCAGCACGTCCATGATCCTCATGCCGCTGATGATGTCCGCCGTGGGCGTATCGCTGCCCGCCATCGGGCGCGACCTTGCCGCCACGGCCATGCAGGTGGGCCTGGTGGAAACCACCTACGTCATGGCCCTTTCGGTGTTCCTGCTGATCATGGGCCGCCTTGGCGACATCTTCGGGCGGCGCAGGCTGTTTCTGGCCGGGCTTGTGCTGTTCACCGCCATCACCGCCGTGCTCTCGCTGTCGCAGTCCATCCGCATGGTCATCGGCCTGCGCTTTCTGCAGGGCATGGGCGCGGCCATGATCGTGGCCAACAGCTTCGCCATCATGCTCGATGTATTCCCGCGCGAGGAGCGCGGCCGGGCCATCGGCATCGTTTCGGCGGCGGCCTATGCGGGCATTTCGTGCGGGCCGCTGATCGGGGGTTTTCTGACCACCCACTTCGGGTGGCGCTGGGTGTTCCTGATGGTGCTGCCCTTCGGCATCTCCGCGCTGCTGCTGGTGTTCACGCGGCTGCGCGGCGAATGGCGCTCGGCCAAGGGGGAACCCTTCGACCTGCGCGGCAGCCTGGTGTACGGCGGGGCCATCGTGCTGCTTACCCTGGGGTCGTCGCATCTGGACGAGGGCACATGGGCCTGGGGGGCGCTGGCGGGCGGACTGGCCTGCGGCGGGCTGTTCCTGTGGCTGGAATCACGCACCCCCTTTCCGCTGCTGGAAGTCACCCTGCTGTCGCGCAACCGGCTGTTCACGCTCAGTTGCCTGTCCGCGCTCATCAACTACGCCTCCACCTTCGGGGTGCTGTTCTTTCTGGGCCTGTACCTGCAATACGTGCGGGGGCTTACCCCTAGTGACGCGGGCCTGCTGATGATCATCCAGCCGGTGATCCAGATGGTGCTTTCGCCCATCGGCGGGCGGCTGGCCGACCGCTTTCCCGCCGAACGGGTGGCCACCGTAGGCATGGTGCTGTGCGCCGTGGGCCTTGGCGTGGCCGCGTTCATCGGGCAGGACACCTCCACCACGCTCACCGTGGTGGTGCTGGTGCTGCTGGGCGTGGGCTACGGCCTGTTCGCCTCGCCCAATGCCAGCGCCATCGTGGGCAGCGTGGAGCCACGCCACCTGGGCGTGGCATCCGGCATGACCAGCACCATGCGCACCCTGGGCATGATGGCATCCATGATCGTGGTGACCATCGTGTTTTCCGTGTTCATGGACGGGCAGCCGGTGTCGGCGGACACCCTGCCGGGCTTTCTGTCCTCCATGCGCACGGCGCTGTGGACCTTCTGCGCGCTGTGCGCGGTGGGGGTGCTGCTGTCGGTGGGACGGGTGCGGGGGAAGCGACAGGCGCAAACCGGCAACGCCCCTGACGATGCACCCTGCAAGGCTGACGGCGGTCGCTGACGCCATCTGACGCCATCTGGCGCCATCTGGCGCCAGCCCTGTTCACGACAGCCACGCGCCATCGCGCAGCAGGCGCGGTCAATGCGGCAGACATGATTCAATAACCGGCGGAACGGGTGGGGGGCTTCCCCTCGCGCCCGTTCCGCTGTATTGCCTGCGGGCCGCGCCTGCATCCCGCGCATTCGCGGGGCGCGCATCCGTGCACATGCATCCGTGCCGCACATACTGGACGAACCCGCCGCGCGGGCTTACCCATACCGTCATGCC
It contains:
- a CDS encoding acyl-[acyl-carrier-protein] thioesterase, which gives rise to MLSHDSSANPAPAAPADLRVHHETFRVRGYEVGPDGTVSAQIICDYLQEAAGVHADRLGLSLAALHEQGQAWVLARLAVQVERAPAEGETVTVRTWPCGVERLQFRRDYLMLGQDGAVVARGASFWVVINLATRRPERIPPTVAALLPENPPLALDGGLLGDRRPPAAAEDAAPLSSRFFAVRRADMDRNRHVNNVRYLDWALEGVPDEVQETSRPVWLDMHFRAETVYGDTVEAQCLPAPADTPAPGAARFVHILTRSSDGREVARALTGWR
- a CDS encoding MarR family winged helix-turn-helix transcriptional regulator, with amino-acid sequence MEQRFTSFAYRVGQLRRLVLLLAIERITPLGPIGKGQIPFLAELFQGGDGVSQEDLAEKLHFDKGAAARSLAKLEAAGLVTRTVNPHNRRQLVITLTPQAEALRTPFLATLRELTETMVRGFSGDEREQALGFLDRMIGNVLAELGRPCRADRPARSGRQARTDRPGTPGTTYPTGPTGPACGDAQ
- a CDS encoding MFS transporter, which translates into the protein MSPASFPFRDPAHRAATPRPAPAPVSRGAVLFVVSTSMILMPLMMSAVGVSLPAIGRDLAATAMQVGLVETTYVMALSVFLLIMGRLGDIFGRRRLFLAGLVLFTAITAVLSLSQSIRMVIGLRFLQGMGAAMIVANSFAIMLDVFPREERGRAIGIVSAAAYAGISCGPLIGGFLTTHFGWRWVFLMVLPFGISALLLVFTRLRGEWRSAKGEPFDLRGSLVYGGAIVLLTLGSSHLDEGTWAWGALAGGLACGGLFLWLESRTPFPLLEVTLLSRNRLFTLSCLSALINYASTFGVLFFLGLYLQYVRGLTPSDAGLLMIIQPVIQMVLSPIGGRLADRFPAERVATVGMVLCAVGLGVAAFIGQDTSTTLTVVVLVLLGVGYGLFASPNASAIVGSVEPRHLGVASGMTSTMRTLGMMASMIVVTIVFSVFMDGQPVSADTLPGFLSSMRTALWTFCALCAVGVLLSVGRVRGKRQAQTGNAPDDAPCKADGGR